The genomic DNA TGGCCAGCTTCGGAGGGTACCTATTCGACAGAGACGCTCTAACCATGTCTTTTGCTCCAAAAGACGAGCATGAAGCTCAAGTTCAGTTTGCACTTGAAAGAGGGATTCCTGCAATATCTGCTGTCATGGGTTCTCAAAGGCTTCCATTTCCAAGCAATGTCTTTGATGTTGTTCATTGTGCACGTTGTCGGGTGCCTTGGCACGTAGATGGTCCGAACCTTGTTGATCtccatttattttcatttcctcGCCACCACGAGTTGCTAttaatttctagatttttgtCCAGGCGGTAAGCTTCTTTTAGAATTGAACCGAGTTTTGAGATCCGGTGGTTACTTCGTCTGGTCAGCAACGCCCGTGTACCGGAAGGATGAAGAAAATGTGAAAATCTGGaagggtaaaaaaatttaacaaaagacTGTAAAACCTAGTTCAAGGATTAGACTTTTCTTTATACTTGAATATTAACAACATAATGGGATATGAAAGAACCCAACCACCTCGTCACAAATCAAACCATAGATTCAACGTTCTTCACAACCAATCATTTGAGAGAGTAACAGATTATTGGTTAAACCTTTCTATCACACGGACTTTTGGATAAAGTTGTTGTCTAATACCACTAATCTCTTTCATCCCAAAAACTAGCTTTGATAAGACTTTTATCACAGGCTAACCTTTTTCCCAACCGATATCAAACAGCCCGACCTATAGATTAGTCTTAATTTTATCAAGAAGCTgatattctatatattttttggcaGCAATGTCATCATTGACTCTATCGATGTGCTGGGATCTTGTAACCATCAGGATGGACAAATTAAACTCTGCTGGCTTTGCCATCTACCGAAAACCCACCACCAACGAATGCTACGATAAAAGAAGACATAACAATCCTCCAATGTGTAAAAATGAGGACGACCCAAATGCTGCCTGGTaggtgtttaattttttaacatggACAAACAAACTTTACCACTTTCCGGAAATTCAGAGCTGGTAATTATACATAATCGTGTTCCATTTTCAGGTATGTGCCTCTGCAGGCATGCTTGCACCGGCTGAATCCTGATAAAGCAGTGAGAGGATCCCAGTGGCCGGCGGTCTGGCCAAACCGACTGTACACAGCCCCTTACTGGTTAAACAGCTCCCAGATGGGGATTTATGGAGCACCATCTCCTCAGGATTTCATAAAAGATCAAGAACATTGGAAAAATGTGGTGAGCTCGTCATATTTGAACGGGCTGGGTTTCAGTTGGGCCAATGTGAGAAATGTCATGGACATGAAAGCTGTTTATGGGGGGTAAGTAAGATAGATATGCGTTAATGCTATTGATGGAAACACTTCCAAATTAAGTTTACTGATGGAATGCATCTGTCCAGGTTTGCAACAGCTTTGAAGGATCTTCCAGTGTGGGTTATGAATGTTGTGAACACAAATGCTCCTGATACACTTCCCATAATCTATGAGCGTGGTCTTTTTGGAATTTACCATGACTGGTGTGAATCATTCAGCACATATCCACGTTCCTATGATCTCCTACATGCTGATCATCTATTCTCAATGCTCAAACAGAGGTACAAATTATCGATCACATATTGTTTCCCTTTTATATTTCCACGAGAATAGGTGGATTCGATTTCAGTTAGACATGATTtggaactcaaattcaatttaaatttgtttaatttgtctttttaatgatattatttaccCATGAATATCATTCACTCCACCaacaatattattcattcaGTTGATGATcctttaataatattgtatatcaatTCGAATGAACTCGAACtagatataataaatttaaactaatctCAAGTTGGCCCTTCGACTTCGCTCAATTCAACTCAAACAAACCTCCATTATCAAACCTTTTTAGTTTATTACTTCTATAAATCTTGAAAGCTTGATAGTATATCTCCTTAAGAATGAGTGGATTCAATCTAAATCGATTTAATTCAACTTTATTATTCAactcaaacaaatcaaactgAGTAGGAGCTTTAGCTCTATAGTTCAACTTATTTGTGTTTTCAATAATACTGTTCACTCCCTTGGTAGCACTGCTCATACTCATTTTCAGCTTTGCTCAGATCGTACCCGCCTCTTATCTTCTAgtcttttgagtttgatttcttTCTCCTTCCTAAGAAACTTGATGACtgtttttgttggtttttaacaGGTGCAGTATTCTTCCCGTGATGGCAGAGGTGGATAGAATAGTCAGACCTGGAGGTAAATTGATCGTCCGTGATACAACAAAGGTAATTGCTGAAGTTGAGAACTTGCTGAAATCCCTTCATTGGGAAATTACTTTCACCAACCACAAAGACCAGGATGGGGTACTCAGTGCTCAGAAAGGCCAATGGCGGCCTCAGACATACATGCAGGCTGCTTCTTCGTAAtgtgaggaaaaaaaaaaaaactgtcaaTGCATATTAATTCTCCCACTAGAATGCACATGTAGAACCAAATAATTGCAGCTATCAGTCATTTCATACCTTAAGGTCAAATGTATCAGAGCTTAAAACACAATGGGTGATCTGATTTTACGAACTAAAGTGCAGAGAACATGTACTCTTGAATAGTTCTAATAGCAGAATCCAGGTAAAACAAACAATGAAAGAGATCTTCTAACACCAGTTTGAGGTCAGATATCCCTTGAAATAAAGTGAAACATTCTATTTTACCTCGGACTAAAAATGATAAGTGCTCCAAATCCCTTTTAACTGAGATTGCACAACAAGGACATACTAAGACCTCTGTACATGATAAAAAGTATCATTGCAATATTGAATCAGAAGTCAGAATAGTAATTCTACTTGggcaattcaaatgaaataatgAACTTTTTAAGAGTCCCACTATACAGTTTCACTCTGCCCACACAGCTGAAACTAGCATACTTGAGAagcatcaaaattttcttattgtttCAGCAAATGATTTCCACATCCAAACTTACCAGATAACAAATCCATGTTTTGTCAAACATCATGTATTCAATGTGCGAAGGGTGCTACATTAACTCTTTTGGCtaacaaaattaacctataaaAAGATCCCGCCATATGTTTTATGTATCTCAGACTCCAGGAATTATTTGTTAATCCCGATATCAAATATAGCTTTAGATCAGATGTTTTTTGTTTCGCATCATATCTCATTAACTGGAACCAAGTAGTTTCTGCAAGTGACCACTCTCGGCAGCAGCTTTAAGCTCTGAATCACAGAAGTAATAGTAAAATAGAACAATGAGAATCCACAAGATGGTAACTTATAAAAGCGACTTGCATTCAAAGGTTAAGGAAGACAGGAAACTTTAAATGAGAGAGCTGAGAGTAAACCATCAGAGCCACCAACGTGCTTTCCATTCACAAATACTTGTGGAACAGTGCGTCGACCAACCAGATCTAGAAGTACATACTGAATTTGAGCTCCGTCATCTACAAATGTTCACAAGCACATAGCACCTTTATAATTAAACCTTTTCAGAATTTACAAAAAGGTAATAGCCAGCAAAAATTACAACAGCTGATAGGCACCTCGAAGATCAAGCTCCACGACAAAAGGTTGCTCATGCAAATCAGCAAATATGCGCTTGGCACGCAAGCAGTATCtaataaaatgaacaaaagaaaGCACATTTTATGAAATTCATTATTCATATATGATATGAGACAGAGAAACACAGAGCAATGATCACACCATATGCATTTTTGGTTCCAACGGATGGTTTGATAATTTAACACTAGCcgataaattaaaaagaaaaaccttgTTTTTCATCCCCAACAATTTTGATGTAATTAAAACATGAACACCACGATCTCATTTCATACTGAAAAAACATCAcacaaaaaaactaatattaaaatagataTCTCTCTAAGTTCACTCTTCTGAGTTTTAAACGAAAAAGGCATAATTCTTGCAGTAGCAGTCACCAATTTGTGATGtagaaagaaataatttacCCATCCTGCCAAACACACAGTTTTTGTATGTTataaaaactcaataaaaagCACTACTCATAAACAGTTGATCAGTTCAATTAATTCCCAGACTAAAACataaagagtaatactatatgtagaTGGGAGCTAATGGGTACAAGCAATCATACTTATCTTCATGTTATTGAGTGATCTAATAgcttattttatctttatttcaaaatcatctacaACACACTAAAGTTTGTTTATACCAGTTTGTATCCACAGTTTATATTAGGCCAGCTAAAAACCgataaaccaaaccaaaactGATAAAACTGAACCCAGAAAACCGGTTAACCGGTCCATCACTATCACAGAAATCTTCGTGTACATGAAGTATTATTGAAGATTTTAATGATATCACTATCACAGTTAGGCTTCATTAGGCTATGCAATTCAACATCGGATTCGTACATAACAAAGCGTCCAATTTACTATCAGAATTTATATGCTTAAGTTGCTCAATTAGCAGATGAAAATCAAAAGCATAAATATACAGAGAATTAAAACGTACGGGCAGTAGGATTTGGAGAAAATCACAATCTTGTTGGAGTAGATAGAGTTTTGAACAAAAGCGGCAGCTGAATTTTCGGCTTCTGTTCTCTTCGGTACATCCCCTACCAGCAGCAACAAGAGCAATACAGCAACCACGTTaagaagaaattgcaaaagCAACCCGGGCTTCTTCATCTTGCCACAGTGAAAACGAATAACAATTTCTCCCTATGATGTGTTTCCCTCTTCTTTTGCTGACCTGTAGTCGTGAACCACACGATCACAAATATGTTGAATTAATTGGATTCGATCCGTGGAACGACCTAAATCGGTTGCCCGCAGATAGAGCACGGCTCCTTGTTTTAGAATTCGTATTCCTCTGACGGCCTGCTATGGGGTGGGCTACGAAAATGAAAATGGGCCTTACCCAATCTGTCCGACCTACATGTTTAAACATGAAAGGTACGGTAATTATTCTATTAAGCTAACTAAGGAGAAATTAAAGGGTAGATTTAATTTAAGCTGACACAAATCCAcatttagctcaaatttgatgaatttaagctaaattcaagtttaagggTTTGCTAGCAAATTTTCAGAGGAGTTCTTTTTTTTCTGACTGTTCTTCTCCTTTGATTTcttgtttgataatttttctttgttgaaggatttttttttaatctttctttagcaatttattatttatatcaatattactgtttattatttgaattgaattttgtttgaactCAACTCACCTTATAATAGTAAATTTGATTAGAGTTGATATCTAATCGGattatttaatctcaaatttatgtttaaatcgAATAAATTAAGTTAGAGTTAATGAGggaacttatttttataaaacaaattaaattcaaattaatccaaacatttaaatttgaactgatttagattgaatttaaaataaaattattttaaattaaatttaagtcatAACTTGTTAATTTCTAGTTAATCTCAATTAActcctttatattttaaaaaaaaatcttaaataaatcTAGTTCATAATTGTACCTGATTAAATCCAACGCTTCATTCCATCGTCGTTGGATGGGTTTGCCCATAAGGCAAAGGTAAACTTGCAGAAATGAAGTGGGGGGGACATTGGTTTACAACAATTATGTTTTCAACATATCTAAATTCTGATCCCTTCTCATTATTCAatcaattaagaataaaattccTCAAATGGGAAATCAACCCATCATCAACAAATTGCAGCAAGACATTACAGATATATCGGCCAATCtaatcaacaaaaacaaatacaaaaggCAGGCTTAATTGGATTTGGTGTTTGTGGTGGAATCAGTTTTATAAAGCATATCATAAGCCTCGAGCTCCTCGTAATACACATCCCACACACATCTCACGCATCCGCTTCCACAACAATCCCCAGGCTCTGGCTTTTCAGGCGGCGGGGGCGGCGGTGGTGGCGGCAATTCCTTTGATTGctcctctttctctttgttgatAGATTCTTGATCTGAGTTGGTTGCCATATGTTTTAAGCAAAAGACTCGTGAATTTTGAATTCTCTTAGAGACGCGTTTTAATGTCAGATCTGATCGTAATCTCATGAAAAAGGGCGCATGGGTTTGGATTGGCTTTGGGATATTGGCTGTGGTGTTTGGAGGATGAATTTCAGAGTCTAACAGCAGCGCTGACGCATTCTGGCAAAAATGGACGACCGCCGTTCCCATACACCACACAACACAACGGGCAACGCAAACTAATCTTTTATAACTGGTCACCAGAGCGCGTGGATGTTACGAAGAATGACGATTTGTTGACTTTTATACACTCCCGTGTAAAAGTAGGAATCGCCAAAATAGATTTGGGTTGTACTCGTGGCAATATCTTATTTGTTAAGGTTGGAAACCTGTTCATGCATTGGTGGCCTTAGAAAAACTCATACACCGAATTGAATTGGTATGTCCATCCTAATTAGCAAGTATACATATTATTCGGGTCTTggattatttcaatattaaatatgtttaaaaaaaattttaaatctaaaatatattaaatatgtattttatgcctttttatattaaacacaaattatatattgtattttatgtttattatatttttaattttttagttaaatttaaagtacaaaattatcttctcta from Mangifera indica cultivar Alphonso chromosome 16, CATAS_Mindica_2.1, whole genome shotgun sequence includes the following:
- the LOC123198741 gene encoding glutaredoxin-C3 — encoded protein: MKKPGLLLQFLLNVVAVLLLLLLVGDVPKRTEAENSAAAFVQNSIYSNKIVIFSKSYCPYCLRAKRIFADLHEQPFVVELDLRDDGAQIQYVLLDLVGRRTVPQVFVNGKHVGGSDELKAAAESGHLQKLLGSS